The Pedobacter frigiditerrae genomic sequence TAGAAGCGCTAAAGAGAATTTCAGAATTTGGTTTGAGAACTAAAACAGGTATCATGCTTGGTTTAGGCGAAACTGAAGATGATGTTTTAGAATCTATGGATGATTTAGTTGCTAATGGTGTTCATATTTTAACTTTAGGGCAATATTTACAGCCAACAAGAAACCATCATCCTGTGGTAGATTGGATACACCCAGAGCAATTTGCAAAATACAAGGAAATTGGCTTAGCAAAAGGTTTAAGGTATGTAGAGAGCGGTCCTTTGGTTCGTTCTTCTTATCACGCAGAAAAACATTTATTTGATTTTTAGAGCTTTAGGTTTTAACTTAAACAAAAATATGTTTTACGTTGTTATACTTTCTGTATATTAGCACCCTTGGCACTAGCAAAAAAAATATCCCTCTCAGAAGAAGAACTGGTTAACGCCCTTAAAAGACAAGATACTATCGCAATTAAAGCATTGTATGATATGTATTCCGGTGCTTTGTTAGGCGTAATATCACGTATTGTTCTACATACTGAGGTTGCTGAAGACCTTTTACAAGAAACTTTCGTTAAAATATGGAATTCTGCAGGTGGTTATGACTCGTCAAAAGGTCGTTTATTTACTTGGATGATGAATATTGCCCGTAATCTTTCTATAGATAAGTTACGTTCGAAAGATTTTAAAAATTCTAATAAAAACCAAGACATTGAAAATAACGTAGATTTTATCGACGAGCAGAAGAAGGTTAGTTTTAATTCTGATGTTTTAGGTTTAAAAGATATGGTAACATTACTTAAACCTGAATTTAAGGATGTGTTAGATATGGTTTATTTTAAGGGCTATACACACGTAGAAACAGCAGAAGAATTAAATTTACCTTTGGGTACTGTGAAAACTCGTGTAAGAATGGCTATTTTAGAATTGAGGAAAAAATTTAATTGAGGTGGAAGTGGAAGAAGTAAAAGCATATATCGAATCAGGCATACTTGAACTTTACGTTTTAGGGCAGTTAACT encodes the following:
- a CDS encoding RNA polymerase sigma factor encodes the protein MALAKKISLSEEELVNALKRQDTIAIKALYDMYSGALLGVISRIVLHTEVAEDLLQETFVKIWNSAGGYDSSKGRLFTWMMNIARNLSIDKLRSKDFKNSNKNQDIENNVDFIDEQKKVSFNSDVLGLKDMVTLLKPEFKDVLDMVYFKGYTHVETAEELNLPLGTVKTRVRMAILELRKKFN